From one Caldithrix abyssi DSM 13497 genomic stretch:
- a CDS encoding ATP-binding protein, with amino-acid sequence MQKPLHKILLIFGFASLSVAIITSFLASRYILPYSLKEFRYNPFDRTITRIFYHDFDRDGFKERLVMVNDPLQGFYYLKFYQDYQRGLIDQFNFNHRIVLSKPVFYDYNQDGFDDLFIFSNDNKALYLTIIDVFNVEYLLFEQPILPSSPQRSRENWDIQLITARVVNFNGRGAQLLFSLNSGYSKLPRCLCLYDLQNKKIVRRFEHHMGPVSFKVTDLNQDGHKEIILTSAATNNFPTTVFLSDAFSWLLILDEQLNLLEPPKKIGDKFCNVEMEYLEMPGPNRIYLLLSNSKDLPTLFTIDSSFQIKKKPLSKTAFNYGINTYGKRPLIYLTHYVPKVQIFNDSLKLLTEKELSADHKALVIHKIENILGDTKPEIICNNSKGLYLFSQDWQLLARYNFKRIQGISDLTFYREPINSYPVLKFTTSEGHISLQVQTNRWAGKIPFVFSLSFLLSFMILLSGFLIFVKINRYILSFLYFLKGSENAIILIDFKGRILSVNKRINQFFDLKNPLKEGVFIEQGVGAHHAVIKVIQKCKQQQTKVTESISFEKPSMNFIGEISVTPFIGFLGYIYAFLVEIKDSTRQVLLERQQNWQRNVRKMVHDIKTPLAGVQLKLQMLYIQIQEQAPQLSGLSRELETAHNELKRISAITKSFLKFSDLEQISSVDIPLKPFLERALKPFQVYSTNSAVDIITDIEDGVPEIVRWDERQMEILIHILVENAIDAIQEKGKIFVRLRISDKIKNVKEPGIQIRVEDNGRGIPPEIQQKIFEPHFSTKKEGTGLGLAFAKQIVQQHGGQIDFYSHVENGTVFVVDLPSKVERSLEKTHVSHSGH; translated from the coding sequence ATGCAAAAACCCCTACATAAAATTCTATTAATATTTGGCTTTGCGTCTTTAAGCGTCGCCATCATTACCTCTTTTCTTGCCAGCAGGTATATATTACCATATAGCTTAAAAGAGTTTCGCTACAATCCCTTTGACAGAACGATAACACGCATTTTTTATCATGACTTTGATCGTGACGGTTTTAAAGAACGCCTTGTTATGGTCAATGACCCTCTGCAGGGTTTTTATTACCTTAAATTTTACCAGGATTATCAGCGCGGATTGATCGACCAATTTAACTTTAATCATCGCATTGTCCTGAGTAAACCGGTGTTTTATGACTATAACCAGGATGGCTTCGACGATTTATTTATTTTTTCTAACGATAATAAGGCGCTTTACTTAACAATCATCGATGTTTTTAATGTGGAATATCTGCTGTTTGAACAACCAATTCTCCCCTCTTCACCCCAACGAAGTCGCGAAAACTGGGACATCCAGTTAATTACAGCCCGGGTGGTAAATTTTAATGGCCGGGGCGCCCAGCTTTTGTTTTCCTTGAATAGCGGCTACTCTAAATTACCACGCTGTTTGTGCTTATATGATCTTCAAAATAAAAAAATCGTTCGGCGCTTTGAACACCACATGGGGCCGGTATCTTTTAAGGTTACCGATTTAAATCAAGACGGACATAAAGAAATTATTTTAACCAGCGCGGCAACGAATAATTTTCCGACAACGGTTTTTTTGTCAGACGCCTTTTCCTGGCTATTAATATTAGACGAACAACTTAATCTATTAGAGCCTCCCAAAAAAATTGGCGATAAGTTTTGCAATGTAGAAATGGAATATCTGGAAATGCCTGGCCCAAACCGTATCTATCTTTTGTTAAGTAATAGTAAAGATCTACCGACCTTATTCACCATTGATTCTTCATTTCAAATCAAGAAAAAACCTCTTTCAAAAACGGCCTTTAATTATGGGATAAACACGTATGGAAAACGTCCCCTGATTTATCTTACGCATTACGTACCTAAAGTTCAGATTTTTAACGACTCTTTAAAATTATTAACAGAAAAAGAACTGTCGGCTGATCATAAGGCTTTAGTGATTCATAAAATAGAAAACATATTAGGCGACACCAAGCCTGAGATCATTTGTAATAATTCAAAAGGGCTGTATCTTTTTAGTCAGGATTGGCAATTGCTCGCCAGGTATAACTTTAAACGGATACAGGGGATAAGCGATCTGACGTTTTACCGTGAACCTATAAATTCCTATCCAGTGCTTAAATTTACCACCTCTGAAGGACATATTTCACTGCAAGTTCAAACCAATCGTTGGGCCGGTAAAATACCTTTCGTGTTTAGTCTGTCGTTTCTTCTTAGTTTTATGATATTGCTATCAGGATTTTTAATTTTCGTCAAAATAAATCGCTATATCCTTTCTTTTTTATATTTTTTAAAAGGCTCAGAAAACGCCATCATTTTGATTGATTTTAAGGGGCGTATTCTTAGCGTTAACAAAAGGATAAATCAATTTTTTGATTTAAAAAATCCATTAAAAGAAGGGGTGTTTATTGAACAGGGGGTGGGCGCGCATCATGCGGTTATTAAAGTCATTCAAAAGTGTAAACAGCAGCAAACCAAAGTTACAGAATCCATTTCCTTTGAAAAACCTTCCATGAATTTTATCGGTGAGATAAGCGTTACCCCGTTTATCGGATTTTTGGGCTATATCTACGCTTTTCTGGTGGAGATTAAAGACAGTACACGTCAGGTATTGCTCGAGCGTCAACAAAACTGGCAGCGCAATGTAAGGAAGATGGTGCATGATATTAAAACGCCGCTGGCCGGAGTACAATTAAAATTGCAAATGTTGTACATTCAAATTCAGGAACAGGCGCCCCAGCTGTCTGGTCTTTCTCGAGAACTGGAAACGGCGCACAACGAACTAAAACGCATCAGCGCCATTACCAAAAGCTTTTTGAAGTTTAGCGACCTGGAACAAATATCCAGCGTAGATATTCCATTAAAGCCCTTCCTGGAGCGTGCCTTAAAGCCTTTCCAGGTTTATAGTACCAATAGCGCTGTAGATATTATCACCGATATTGAAGACGGTGTGCCGGAGATCGTGCGCTGGGATGAACGGCAGATGGAAATTTTGATTCACATTCTGGTGGAAAATGCCATCGATGCCATTCAGGAAAAGGGGAAGATTTTTGTTCGGTTGCGCATCTCAGATAAAATAAAAAACGTAAAAGAGCCCGGCATTCAAATACGAGTCGAGGATAATGGCCGGGGGATCCCGCCCGAGATACAACAGAAAATTTTTGAACCCCATTTCAGCACCAAAAAAGAAGGTACGGGCCTTGGCCTGGCTTTTGCCAAACAAATTGTGCAACAACATGGAGGGCAAATCGATTTTTATTCTCATGTTGAGAATGGTACGGTTTTTGTAGTAGATTTACCATCTAAAGTTGAAAGATCTCTGGAGAAAACCCATGTATCACATTCTGGCCATTGA
- a CDS encoding IS1182 family transposase → MSFITYNRSQMNLFGYSVEDFARDDPKSRFVVELVSRLDLSALYSRYSSQGGDSYAPDMMLALWFYAYSNGITSTRKLEELCKYDTRYIYITGNQHPDHSTLSRFRKAHLDLLDQYFVEILLIAQAEGISSFNQIAIDGTKIKAHSSKRHGYTEDQLDKRIEKLRAEIKQYMQRCNFVEQGATDELDLETLRAEKERLERLEKEILERKAQLKERKKQLKSEHRSRHQINVKEPDARMMPSVDGPGYNAQLGVDMSSHLIVAHEVVSQPNDQGQFIPIQEQVEKNLGSDDKRSYTADSGYHNSTDLKELEEKQIDAVIADPQLSNRSIKETPTSKEELQKEERKLKRSDFVYHEQGDYYECPTGKKLFPVERNSERIVYRSNDCQDCPLINLCISSKKKVKQIHRSVNESYCERMAKKLQTSAAQERLKKRSVTVEPVFGNLKHNLGYRGFSLSGLNNVRSEFTLMCIGHNINVLFKNMLGKRLAAFITASQEKDDLLILFSKNILAFLILYFAQRLRMRKNYQYRRI, encoded by the coding sequence ATGAGTTTTATTACTTATAATCGCTCACAAATGAATCTCTTTGGCTATAGTGTGGAAGATTTTGCCAGAGACGATCCAAAGAGTCGATTTGTAGTGGAGTTGGTTTCGCGCCTTGATTTAAGTGCACTTTATTCCCGTTATAGTTCACAAGGCGGTGATTCTTATGCCCCAGACATGATGCTTGCCTTATGGTTTTATGCTTATAGTAACGGCATTACCAGCACCCGTAAGCTGGAGGAATTGTGTAAATATGATACGCGCTACATTTATATCACTGGGAATCAGCATCCGGATCATAGTACATTAAGTCGTTTTCGCAAGGCACATTTGGATTTATTAGACCAATATTTTGTAGAGATACTTTTAATTGCCCAGGCCGAAGGCATAAGTAGTTTCAACCAGATAGCCATAGATGGCACGAAAATCAAAGCGCACAGCAGTAAGCGTCATGGCTACACTGAGGATCAATTAGACAAACGTATAGAGAAGTTAAGAGCAGAGATCAAGCAATACATGCAGCGCTGTAATTTTGTAGAACAGGGGGCCACGGATGAATTAGATTTAGAAACTCTTCGAGCGGAGAAAGAACGGCTTGAGCGCTTAGAGAAAGAGATATTAGAACGTAAAGCCCAATTGAAAGAGCGTAAGAAACAGCTCAAATCAGAACACCGTTCAAGACATCAAATAAATGTAAAAGAGCCGGATGCCCGCATGATGCCTTCGGTGGATGGACCGGGCTATAACGCACAATTAGGCGTAGATATGTCCAGTCATTTAATAGTAGCTCATGAAGTCGTAAGCCAGCCCAACGACCAGGGTCAATTCATACCGATTCAAGAACAAGTAGAGAAGAATCTTGGTTCAGATGATAAGCGATCTTACACGGCCGATTCCGGTTATCACAATAGCACAGACCTAAAAGAATTGGAAGAAAAGCAGATTGATGCCGTAATAGCCGATCCCCAGTTATCCAATCGTTCGATAAAGGAGACACCAACCTCCAAGGAAGAATTGCAAAAAGAAGAAAGAAAACTAAAACGAAGTGATTTTGTGTATCATGAACAGGGAGATTACTATGAATGTCCGACGGGTAAGAAGCTTTTTCCAGTTGAGAGAAATAGCGAACGGATCGTATATCGTTCCAATGATTGTCAGGACTGTCCCTTAATTAATTTATGTATTTCCAGTAAAAAGAAAGTTAAGCAAATCCATCGTTCAGTTAATGAGAGTTATTGCGAACGTATGGCGAAAAAGTTACAAACTTCAGCGGCGCAGGAACGACTAAAAAAGCGTTCGGTGACAGTTGAACCTGTTTTTGGTAACTTGAAGCATAATTTAGGCTATCGTGGATTTTCCTTATCTGGTCTTAATAATGTTCGTAGTGAATTTACGTTAATGTGTATTGGGCATAATATTAATGTTCTATTTAAAAATATGTTAGGGAAACGTTTAGCAGCGTTTATAACAGCATCACAAGAAAAAGATGATCTATTAATTTTATTTTCAAAGAATATTTTGGCGTTTTTAATTCTATATTTTGCCCAACGCTTAAGAATGAGAAAAAATTATCAATATCGGAGAATATAA
- a CDS encoding Yip1 family protein, which translates to MDESLNNQNNQQEPMPASEVEPAAPKLSLWQQLVKVFSDPVNFFNHLRSNPTWLFPFLLIVLMSIVFTAATKDQMLEYRKQLILDSDKMTEEMKDMALEQLENMTPTAYYIQSVVGSVIGSAIVFAIAAGLFLLTGNFFLGGKATFKQMFALYVWGNIVSLVEMPVKMILILQKNSAEVYTSLALLMDPQQSDTVLFKLLNAVDIFTIWKIILWSIGFGIIYRFSAKKSYLTVISLYVIYVLISVGLGRLFV; encoded by the coding sequence ATGGATGAATCTTTAAACAATCAAAATAATCAGCAAGAACCCATGCCGGCTTCTGAAGTCGAACCTGCTGCTCCTAAACTCTCTTTGTGGCAGCAGCTGGTTAAAGTCTTTTCCGATCCGGTGAACTTTTTTAATCATCTGCGCAGCAACCCTACCTGGTTATTCCCTTTTCTTTTGATTGTTCTGATGAGCATCGTGTTTACCGCGGCCACCAAAGACCAGATGCTGGAATATCGCAAACAGCTCATCCTCGATTCGGACAAGATGACCGAAGAGATGAAAGACATGGCCCTTGAGCAACTTGAAAACATGACGCCGACCGCGTACTATATTCAATCCGTTGTGGGCAGCGTCATCGGAAGCGCCATTGTTTTTGCCATTGCCGCGGGACTCTTTCTTTTGACCGGCAACTTCTTTTTAGGAGGAAAGGCAACCTTTAAACAAATGTTTGCCCTATACGTTTGGGGCAACATCGTCAGTCTGGTGGAGATGCCGGTTAAAATGATTTTAATCCTTCAAAAAAATTCAGCGGAAGTTTACACCAGCCTCGCTTTGCTTATGGACCCGCAACAAAGCGATACGGTTCTTTTTAAACTTTTAAATGCCGTCGATATTTTTACCATCTGGAAGATCATTTTATGGTCCATTGGTTTCGGTATTATTTATCGTTTTAGCGCAAAAAAATCTTACCTAACGGTTATTTCCCTGTACGTTATTTATGTGTTAATTAGCGTAGGGCTTGGCCGTTTGTTTGTTTAA
- a CDS encoding DEAD/DEAH box helicase: MKFDLDLLQRETGITVFNKGKNYFKTKRVKIIQATSDRVESFVYGMHEYKVIIQQKDSAFYVECNCPYFVTSDRICKHIVATIFEYEQLREEKINVVAEAASWQALIPPEESNIKKKSRNRVAFVLSFFPTSWQIKPVLRYIKKDGSLGREVNFSLQYFSAYDFETNPDELMALGFLSGLTRISNSIGFMYGSEYGQILHYLRDSLLLYNFNSWENIPISFLKEPFDLHFTIEKEEDQYVFKLFLKTANGDQKIMVNDQFLLLSSERIYFFYDMKIWPVKQKISANLLLPFCNAENGLIIPEKEMPQFLKDVYPQFLEAKAETELPDSVQLTVMDSLVKKALYLSEVEGNLHISVSFFYGGQQEDIQPIKVDALPFKKHTMLLQKKQYILIARQEEVENFYLNILTEHQLVRQENEFVLAKKVDALDWLFDTIPELAKKGFEIYGEEKLDKLKVRRAAARLITQVSSETDWFDLNVEIDFDGLRMSYQEVVKALRKNKNFIRLSDGSAAKIGQDTLNKIALIKTFGSRSKRDGTVRLSKTQALLIDEILNDSAQAEADQAFRDHLKKLKSFKAIRPVELPKNFRGELRPYQKAGLDWLVFLNEYGLGGCLADDMGLGKTIQALALLQLQKEKLKKNLVSLIVAPTSVLTNWQNEAARFTPDLKVYLHAGLEREKNVRHFEQFDLIITSYALLWRDFDLLKEISFHYVILDESQKIKNPLSVTARAAYRLRASHRLVMTGTPIENNLAELWSQFQFINPGMLGALKAFTTHFGKAIEKQGDQEKAEQLRRLIYPFILRRTKDMVAKELPPKVENILFCDMSDQQQKAYEKWRDYYRALILKTINEKGLNRSKMKVLEGLTRLRQLAIHPAMVENNHKSDSGKFYALHDILEEVIKENHKVLLFSQFVKALTLVRQGLDQRSIPYLYLDGSTKNRQKLVDKFQNNSKIKIFLISLKAGGLGLNLTAADYVIHLDPWWNPAVEAQAMDRAHRIGQSKKVFVYKMITRGSVEEKILALQQRKKNLAEQLITTDAAFFKNLEKDDIVQLFS, from the coding sequence ATGAAATTCGATTTAGATCTTCTACAGAGAGAAACCGGAATAACCGTTTTTAACAAAGGCAAAAACTATTTCAAAACGAAAAGAGTAAAGATTATTCAAGCGACCAGTGACAGAGTGGAAAGCTTTGTCTATGGTATGCACGAATATAAAGTTATAATCCAACAAAAAGATAGCGCTTTTTATGTGGAATGTAATTGTCCCTATTTTGTAACCAGCGACCGCATTTGCAAACATATTGTCGCCACTATTTTTGAATATGAACAACTGCGAGAAGAGAAAATCAATGTTGTTGCCGAAGCCGCCAGCTGGCAAGCCCTTATTCCCCCTGAAGAGTCGAACATTAAAAAAAAATCTCGCAATCGTGTAGCTTTTGTCCTCAGTTTTTTCCCAACTTCATGGCAAATAAAACCGGTTCTACGCTACATTAAAAAAGATGGAAGTCTGGGCCGCGAAGTTAACTTTAGTTTGCAATATTTCAGTGCGTACGATTTCGAAACCAATCCTGATGAATTAATGGCTTTAGGATTTTTAAGCGGCCTAACCCGCATATCGAATTCTATTGGTTTTATGTACGGCAGCGAATACGGTCAAATTTTACATTACTTGAGAGATTCCCTCCTCTTGTACAATTTTAACAGCTGGGAAAACATACCCATTTCATTTTTAAAAGAACCTTTCGATCTCCACTTTACTATCGAAAAAGAAGAAGATCAATATGTATTTAAACTTTTTCTAAAAACGGCCAATGGCGATCAAAAAATTATGGTGAATGATCAGTTTTTATTGCTTTCTTCAGAACGGATTTATTTTTTCTATGACATGAAAATCTGGCCGGTCAAGCAAAAGATTTCCGCCAACCTTCTTTTACCTTTTTGTAATGCGGAAAATGGGCTTATCATCCCAGAAAAAGAGATGCCCCAATTTTTAAAGGACGTGTATCCTCAATTTCTGGAAGCCAAAGCAGAAACCGAACTTCCCGATTCCGTTCAATTAACGGTGATGGACAGTCTGGTAAAAAAAGCGCTGTATTTGTCTGAGGTAGAAGGAAATTTACACATTTCCGTTTCCTTTTTTTACGGCGGACAACAAGAAGACATTCAACCCATCAAAGTCGATGCCCTGCCTTTTAAAAAGCACACAATGCTGCTTCAAAAAAAACAATATATTCTAATCGCTCGCCAGGAAGAAGTGGAAAATTTTTATTTGAACATTCTTACCGAGCATCAGCTGGTCAGGCAGGAGAACGAATTTGTCCTGGCCAAAAAGGTAGATGCATTAGATTGGTTATTTGATACGATACCGGAGCTGGCCAAAAAAGGATTTGAAATTTACGGCGAGGAAAAGCTGGACAAGCTTAAGGTGCGTCGCGCTGCTGCCCGCCTTATCACCCAGGTGTCTTCCGAAACGGATTGGTTTGATCTTAACGTGGAAATCGATTTTGACGGACTGCGCATGTCGTATCAGGAAGTGGTGAAAGCCCTGCGCAAAAACAAAAATTTTATTCGCTTAAGCGACGGTTCTGCGGCAAAGATCGGTCAGGATACACTTAACAAGATAGCTCTGATCAAAACCTTTGGTAGTCGGTCAAAACGGGATGGTACGGTACGCCTCTCTAAAACCCAGGCTTTATTAATCGATGAAATCCTTAACGATTCCGCACAGGCTGAAGCCGATCAGGCCTTCAGAGACCATCTAAAAAAATTGAAAAGCTTTAAGGCCATTCGTCCTGTGGAACTACCTAAAAACTTTCGAGGGGAATTAAGGCCTTACCAGAAGGCCGGACTTGATTGGCTAGTGTTTTTAAATGAATATGGTCTGGGCGGCTGCCTGGCCGACGACATGGGCCTTGGCAAAACCATTCAGGCCCTGGCGCTTTTGCAGCTGCAAAAAGAAAAATTGAAAAAGAATCTTGTGTCGTTAATCGTGGCGCCCACTTCGGTACTTACAAACTGGCAAAACGAAGCCGCAAGGTTTACGCCCGACTTAAAGGTTTACCTGCATGCCGGGCTGGAAAGGGAAAAAAATGTGCGTCATTTTGAGCAATTCGATCTGATTATTACTTCTTACGCTTTGCTCTGGCGCGATTTCGATCTATTAAAAGAGATCTCTTTCCATTACGTCATTCTGGATGAATCGCAAAAAATAAAAAACCCCCTGTCCGTTACGGCTCGCGCGGCCTATCGTTTGCGTGCCAGCCATCGTCTGGTGATGACCGGCACGCCCATTGAAAACAACCTTGCAGAGTTGTGGTCGCAGTTCCAGTTTATTAATCCGGGTATGCTGGGTGCCTTAAAAGCGTTTACCACGCACTTTGGCAAGGCCATCGAAAAGCAGGGCGATCAGGAAAAAGCCGAACAACTGCGCCGCCTCATCTACCCCTTTATTTTGAGAAGGACCAAAGACATGGTAGCTAAAGAACTGCCGCCCAAAGTGGAAAACATCCTGTTTTGCGATATGAGCGACCAACAACAAAAGGCTTACGAAAAATGGCGCGACTACTACCGGGCGCTGATCTTAAAAACCATTAATGAAAAGGGGCTCAATCGCTCTAAAATGAAAGTATTGGAAGGGCTAACCCGCTTGCGTCAGCTGGCCATTCATCCGGCCATGGTAGAGAATAACCACAAATCCGATTCCGGAAAATTTTATGCCCTGCACGACATCCTGGAAGAAGTGATTAAAGAAAATCATAAAGTACTGCTCTTTTCGCAGTTTGTCAAAGCGCTTACCCTGGTGCGTCAGGGCCTGGATCAACGCTCCATTCCCTATCTCTATCTGGATGGGAGCACCAAAAACCGCCAGAAGTTAGTAGATAAGTTTCAGAACAATTCAAAGATCAAAATATTTTTAATCTCCCTTAAGGCCGGCGGGCTGGGCTTAAATCTTACGGCCGCCGATTATGTAATTCACCTTGATCCCTGGTGGAATCCGGCCGTTGAAGCGCAGGCCATGGATCGAGCGCACCGCATCGGACAGAGTAAAAAGGTGTTTGTTTACAAAATGATTACCAGAGGCTCCGTGGAAGAAAAGATTCTGGCCCTGCAGCAAAGAAAGAAAAATCTGGCCGAACAATTGATCACCACCGACGCAGCGTTCTTTAAAAACCTCGAAAAAGATGATATTGTGCAGTTGTTTTCTTGA
- a CDS encoding sigma-54-dependent transcriptional regulator translates to MYHILAIDDDLNFLDDLSSLLKFHNYVTRGINNPHKALSLLNKDKFHCVLLDVQMPGMDGISLLEQIKEKHPTIPVIMISGQSTLAIAVKAIKQGAFDFLEKGADLDRLLITLKNAIAHYNWLKERRLLINELLENYQMIGQSKAMQQIFNQIDFVAPTDSKVLITGETGTGKELIARAIQLKSNRSTRPFVRINCAAIPETLIESVFFGHKKGSFTGAIKDQPGKFELADGGTLFLDEIGELPLYAQAKLLNVLQDGEIEKIGAPKTQKVDVRIIAATNKDLMTMIKEKKFREDLFHRLNVFHIHVPPLRERIDDVPPLVEHYIKHYANELNKKIVGISPAGMNILVQYDWPGNVRMLRNVVSRAVMFAQGNIISEGEVSLALDMDRYQPLFTQNTMTLAEFLEFQERQFLRQMLILCNGNKQQMAQRLGVDRATLWRKLKRYNLSMADEQS, encoded by the coding sequence ATGTATCACATTCTGGCCATTGATGACGACCTTAATTTTTTGGATGATCTCTCTTCGTTGCTCAAGTTTCACAACTATGTGACCAGAGGAATCAATAATCCGCATAAAGCACTGAGTCTGTTGAACAAAGACAAATTTCACTGTGTTCTGCTGGATGTGCAAATGCCCGGCATGGATGGCATCTCTTTGCTGGAACAAATTAAAGAAAAACATCCCACCATTCCGGTGATTATGATTTCCGGGCAAAGTACGCTGGCTATCGCCGTAAAAGCCATTAAGCAGGGCGCGTTCGACTTTTTAGAAAAGGGCGCGGATTTAGACCGTTTGTTGATCACCTTAAAAAACGCCATTGCTCATTATAACTGGCTAAAAGAACGCCGTTTATTGATTAATGAATTGCTCGAAAATTACCAGATGATCGGTCAGAGTAAGGCCATGCAGCAAATATTCAATCAAATTGATTTTGTGGCGCCTACAGATAGCAAAGTTCTGATTACCGGAGAAACCGGCACGGGCAAGGAACTCATCGCCCGGGCCATTCAGTTAAAAAGCAACCGATCGACCAGGCCATTTGTTCGAATCAATTGCGCAGCCATTCCGGAAACTTTGATCGAAAGCGTCTTCTTCGGGCACAAAAAGGGCAGCTTTACCGGAGCCATCAAAGATCAGCCAGGAAAATTTGAACTGGCAGATGGGGGTACGCTTTTCCTGGATGAAATCGGGGAACTGCCGCTTTATGCCCAGGCCAAACTATTAAACGTTCTGCAGGATGGCGAAATCGAAAAAATTGGCGCACCGAAAACACAAAAGGTGGATGTACGTATCATTGCCGCCACGAATAAAGACCTCATGACCATGATAAAAGAAAAAAAATTCAGGGAAGATCTTTTCCATCGGCTCAATGTGTTTCATATCCACGTCCCCCCTTTGCGCGAACGCATAGATGACGTTCCCCCGCTGGTGGAACACTACATTAAGCACTACGCCAATGAACTTAATAAAAAGATCGTCGGTATTTCTCCTGCCGGAATGAATATTCTGGTGCAGTATGACTGGCCCGGTAATGTAAGGATGCTGCGCAATGTCGTAAGCAGGGCCGTCATGTTTGCACAGGGCAATATTATTTCCGAGGGAGAAGTTTCGCTGGCTCTGGATATGGACCGTTATCAACCGCTGTTTACGCAAAATACTATGACGCTGGCTGAGTTTCTCGAATTCCAGGAACGACAGTTCTTGCGTCAGATGTTGATTTTGTGCAATGGCAACAAGCAACAAATGGCTCAACGTCTGGGAGTCGATCGGGCAACGCTCTGGCGCAAATTAAAACGCTACAATCTGTCCATGGCAGACGAACAAAGCTAA
- a CDS encoding NAD(P)H-dependent flavin oxidoreductase, translating to MHMQAKKLPGLKIGRFNLPTPIIQGGMGVGISLSGLASAVANEGGVGVISSVGLGLLFSEEQLNYRKANMHFLRHEIRKARQMTNGVIGLNIMVALSDFDNMLQIAIEEEVDVVFMGAGLPLRFPKNYTPEMIRNFKTYFVPIVSSARAAQLIFQYWGKTFGRIPEAVVVEGPKAGGHLGFKREQIDDPQFQLEKLIPEVVDTVKVFEERFEREIPVIAAGGIFSGADILKFLELGASGVQMATRFVATHECDASEDFKNAYVQSKKEDIVIIDSPVGLPGRAIKNSFLQEVKEGQKKPFKCSWKCLKTCDFRTTPYCIADALANAQRGMLEKGFTFAGSNAYKVDKIVSVNELFLTLEKEYLQAVKARQPQAVY from the coding sequence ATGCACATGCAGGCAAAAAAGTTACCAGGATTAAAAATCGGACGTTTTAATTTACCGACGCCCATTATTCAGGGAGGAATGGGTGTGGGCATCTCTTTATCTGGTCTGGCTTCCGCGGTGGCCAACGAAGGCGGTGTGGGCGTTATCTCATCCGTTGGATTGGGATTGTTGTTTTCTGAAGAACAATTGAACTACCGCAAAGCCAACATGCATTTTTTGCGGCATGAAATACGTAAGGCGCGCCAGATGACCAATGGCGTTATCGGCTTGAATATTATGGTTGCCCTGTCAGATTTCGATAATATGCTGCAAATCGCCATCGAAGAAGAGGTGGATGTCGTGTTCATGGGCGCCGGCCTGCCGCTACGCTTTCCTAAAAATTACACTCCGGAAATGATACGAAATTTTAAAACCTATTTTGTGCCCATCGTTTCTTCGGCCAGAGCCGCCCAGTTGATTTTTCAATACTGGGGAAAAACCTTTGGCCGAATTCCGGAAGCCGTGGTGGTGGAAGGACCTAAAGCGGGGGGGCATCTGGGATTTAAACGCGAACAAATAGACGATCCGCAATTTCAGCTGGAAAAGCTGATCCCGGAAGTGGTTGACACGGTTAAGGTGTTCGAGGAGCGCTTTGAGCGAGAAATTCCTGTTATTGCAGCCGGCGGCATTTTCAGCGGGGCGGATATTCTGAAATTTCTGGAGCTGGGCGCCAGCGGCGTGCAAATGGCCACGCGATTTGTGGCCACGCACGAATGCGACGCTTCCGAGGACTTTAAAAATGCTTATGTGCAGAGTAAAAAAGAAGATATCGTTATTATTGACAGTCCCGTTGGCCTGCCGGGGCGGGCTATTAAAAACAGCTTTTTGCAGGAAGTCAAAGAAGGACAGAAAAAACCCTTTAAATGTTCGTGGAAGTGTTTAAAAACGTGTGATTTTCGGACCACGCCTTACTGTATTGCCGATGCATTGGCCAATGCGCAGCGAGGGATGCTGGAAAAGGGATTTACCTTTGCCGGCTCCAATGCCTACAAAGTAGATAAAATCGTTTCCGTTAATGAGTTGTTTTTGACACTGGAAAAAGAATATCTGCAAGCCGTTAAAGCACGACAGCCCCAGGCCGTGTATTAA